A portion of the Acidisoma sp. PAMC 29798 genome contains these proteins:
- a CDS encoding aldose 1-epimerase family protein, which yields MVMLFGEPLTRRQVAERAGMLSQFSGVRLMTLADGVERGVRVLEFRTGSGLRFTVMLDRGFDIGDCEHKGRSIGWHSPAGFRHPGLGHPEEEGGLGWLRSMSGLLVTCGLDHILGGETASAANFNYPGRAEIRATLHGRIAMIPGRLTGYGEIWEGDDCTLWCEGIVQQSTVFGEDLHLIRRIEARLGGDEIRLTDRVVNHGFYTTPHMYLYHINLGYPLLDAGARYVAPIRDVIWAAHAGEAYARQQVGYRLMPSPILNFREQVWQHDLAADDAGRVRVALLNDRLAFGLEVETLNAQFPAHYQWQNFQTGQYTMGIEPSTNHVLGRAFAEGRDELIWLDHGEERRYDTILRVLDGTQALAASEQRIRAIAAQPDADYPALSGRFPAIDAG from the coding sequence ATGGTGATGTTGTTCGGCGAGCCCCTCACCCGCAGGCAAGTCGCGGAACGTGCAGGCATGCTCTCGCAATTTTCCGGCGTGCGTCTGATGACCCTCGCCGATGGCGTCGAGCGCGGGGTGCGTGTGCTCGAATTCCGGACCGGCTCGGGGCTGCGCTTCACGGTGATGCTGGATCGGGGTTTCGATATCGGGGACTGCGAGCATAAGGGCCGGTCGATCGGCTGGCATTCGCCTGCGGGCTTCCGCCATCCCGGTCTCGGCCATCCGGAAGAGGAAGGTGGGCTCGGCTGGTTGCGATCGATGTCCGGCCTGCTCGTCACCTGCGGTCTCGATCACATCCTGGGCGGTGAGACCGCATCCGCCGCAAACTTCAACTATCCTGGGCGCGCCGAAATACGGGCCACACTGCATGGCCGCATTGCCATGATTCCCGGTCGGCTGACGGGCTATGGCGAGATCTGGGAGGGCGACGACTGTACCCTCTGGTGCGAAGGCATTGTGCAACAATCGACCGTATTCGGGGAGGATCTTCACCTCATCCGGCGCATCGAGGCCCGCCTGGGCGGCGATGAGATCCGGCTCACCGATCGTGTCGTCAACCACGGCTTCTACACGACGCCGCATATGTACCTCTATCATATCAACCTGGGCTATCCCTTGCTCGATGCCGGGGCGCGCTATGTGGCACCGATCCGTGATGTGATCTGGGCGGCCCATGCCGGCGAGGCCTATGCGCGGCAGCAGGTCGGTTATCGCCTCATGCCAAGTCCCATCTTGAACTTCCGTGAGCAGGTCTGGCAGCACGATCTGGCCGCTGATGACGCAGGCCGCGTGCGCGTGGCGCTGTTGAACGATCGCCTGGCTTTCGGCCTGGAGGTAGAGACTCTCAACGCGCAATTCCCCGCGCATTACCAATGGCAGAATTTCCAGACGGGGCAATACACCATGGGAATCGAGCCCTCCACCAACCACGTGCTGGGCCGTGCTTTTGCTGAGGGGCGAGACGAGTTGATCTGGCTCGATCATGGGGAGGAGCGCCGCTATGACACGATTCTGCGTGTGCTGGACGGCACCCAGGCTCTGGCGGCGTCTGAGCAGCGTATCCGGGCAATCGCTGCTCAACCCGATGCGGATTATCCCGCGCTCTCCGGCCGGTTTCCGGCGATCGACGCGGGATAG
- a CDS encoding ABC transporter permease: protein MTADAWAALRRSSLGPGLLMLLVVVVINAVLQDNFFGGASLDSNMATFAPTVLICVAQAIIVLSGELDLSVGAGVSLINCVLASLPPQHVGGSLGVLAIGLAVSLALGFVNGVLVAYVGLPSLVATFATGAIWFGLGLTIMPQPGGVIADSLGDFYAGHVLGVPTPLVFVILAMAIWVVLARHRAGRRIFAVGSNAVASRQAGIPVARIKLMAFVTGWGLVFLSALAISCQTMSGDPRLGQSYTLASVAAVVIGGISLGGGRGSPWGALVGALVLGMVTNVIYFAGIPSSWQEFVKGIVVVIALGFMVLEGRRTA, encoded by the coding sequence ATGACTGCGGATGCCTGGGCGGCGCTGCGCCGCAGCAGCCTCGGGCCCGGGCTGCTCATGCTGCTGGTCGTCGTCGTCATCAATGCCGTGCTGCAAGACAATTTCTTTGGCGGCGCGTCCCTCGACAGCAATATGGCGACTTTCGCGCCGACCGTGCTGATCTGCGTCGCTCAGGCCATCATCGTGCTGAGCGGTGAGCTTGATCTGTCGGTCGGCGCCGGCGTCTCCCTCATCAATTGCGTGCTGGCCAGCCTGCCGCCCCAGCATGTCGGCGGGTCGCTCGGCGTGCTGGCCATCGGCCTCGCCGTGTCGCTGGCGCTCGGCTTCGTCAACGGCGTACTGGTCGCCTATGTCGGCCTGCCTTCCTTGGTCGCGACCTTCGCGACCGGCGCTATCTGGTTCGGCCTGGGGCTGACGATCATGCCGCAGCCGGGCGGTGTGATCGCCGACAGCCTGGGCGACTTCTATGCCGGCCATGTGTTGGGCGTGCCGACGCCGCTGGTCTTCGTGATCCTTGCGATGGCGATCTGGGTGGTGCTGGCGCGGCACCGGGCCGGGCGGCGGATCTTCGCCGTGGGCAGCAATGCGGTGGCCTCCCGCCAAGCCGGCATTCCGGTCGCGCGCATCAAGCTGATGGCCTTCGTCACAGGCTGGGGCCTGGTCTTCCTCTCCGCCCTCGCAATTTCCTGCCAGACGATGTCGGGCGATCCGCGCTTGGGGCAAAGCTATACCCTCGCCTCGGTCGCCGCCGTGGTGATCGGCGGCATCTCCCTGGGTGGCGGGCGAGGCTCGCCCTGGGGCGCGCTGGTCGGCGCCCTGGTGCTGGGCATGGTCACGAACGTGATCTATTTCGCGGGCATCCCAAGCAGCTGGCAGGAGTTCGTCAAAGGCATCGTGGTCGTCATCGCCCTCGGCTTCATGGTGCTGGAAGGGCGCAGAACGGCATGA
- a CDS encoding ABC transporter permease has translation MNPALVRPLLLIGISILLLIVGQILLPGFLNANQVANQLKIAAFLGIFGLCQTIVMAAGGQGLDLSVGATATLGGILGAAIMHGSNGMTPLGGLAAIGAGLIVGSVNGIGVALLRIPPLVATLAITSVVDGGVIVGVSLVQPSNAASPVLVTISGWATAGVPNIVLVWVVLATVAIWLLSFSAWGRRLTDTGANAMAALLSGTDTTDVRIGAYALSGGLAAFAGFMLTGYVGQAFYGLGDPYILTSIVIAAVGGVTLAGGRAPYLGVACAAIMMTVLVSLLTAIAIGEAGRQIIFGATLLGFLMLDRCMKGQLHKALFSGLRPRSRAAPVPAPSTMTNLRSGG, from the coding sequence ATGAACCCCGCCCTTGTCCGCCCGCTTCTGCTCATCGGCATCAGCATCCTGCTGCTGATCGTCGGCCAGATTCTGCTGCCCGGCTTCCTCAACGCCAATCAGGTGGCGAACCAGCTCAAGATCGCGGCCTTCCTCGGCATCTTCGGCCTGTGCCAGACCATCGTCATGGCGGCCGGCGGTCAGGGGCTCGATCTGTCCGTCGGTGCGACCGCAACCCTTGGCGGCATTCTCGGCGCCGCCATCATGCACGGCAGCAACGGCATGACGCCCTTGGGTGGCCTCGCCGCCATCGGCGCGGGCCTGATCGTGGGCAGCGTCAATGGCATCGGCGTGGCGCTGCTGCGTATTCCGCCTCTGGTCGCGACCCTCGCGATCACCAGCGTGGTCGATGGCGGCGTCATCGTCGGCGTGTCGCTGGTCCAGCCGTCCAACGCCGCGAGTCCCGTATTGGTCACCATTTCCGGCTGGGCGACGGCGGGCGTTCCCAACATTGTGCTGGTCTGGGTCGTGCTGGCGACTGTCGCGATCTGGCTGCTGTCCTTCTCGGCCTGGGGCCGGCGCCTGACCGATACCGGCGCCAATGCCATGGCGGCCCTGCTGTCGGGCACCGACACGACAGACGTGCGGATCGGCGCCTACGCCCTGAGCGGCGGCCTCGCGGCCTTCGCGGGCTTCATGCTGACCGGCTATGTCGGCCAAGCCTTCTACGGCCTGGGCGACCCCTACATCCTCACCAGCATCGTGATCGCCGCCGTCGGTGGTGTCACCCTGGCGGGTGGTCGCGCGCCCTATCTGGGCGTCGCCTGCGCCGCAATTATGATGACCGTGCTCGTCAGTCTGCTGACGGCAATCGCCATCGGGGAGGCCGGGCGGCAGATCATCTTCGGCGCCACTCTGCTCGGCTTCCTGATGCTTGACCGCTGCATGAAGGGCCAGTTGCACAAGGCTCTGTTCAGCGGCCTCCGCCCGCGCTCTCGCGCGGCGCCGGTGCCCGCCCCATCCACCATGACCAACCTGCGATCAGGAGGCTAA
- a CDS encoding fatty acid desaturase family protein, producing MAEALRMRDYSLTGEDARLAQEKGLSAASWYATPLARKQLKELMKRKDGPAIRDTAIWFAALALTAIGGIWFWGTWAAVPFFIAYGTLYGSSADSRWHECGHGTAFKTRWTNDVLYYIASFMLLREPTVWRWSHARHHTDTIIVGRDPEIAVPRPAQIANILLNLFSLKGGIGSLKQIAFHATGRLGPAEASYIPATEQFRVFRAARVYLAILVATVLASVALHSFLPLMLVGLPTFYGSWLMVIFGITQHAGLDEDVLDHRLNSRTIYMNGLCRFLYWNMNYHVEHHMFPMVPYHALPQLHEAVKDDCPVPYRSLREAYREIIPALIRQSRDPRYFVRRPLPAKAYQQPIPVAAE from the coding sequence ATGGCCGAAGCATTGCGCATGCGGGATTATAGCCTGACGGGGGAGGATGCCCGGCTGGCGCAGGAAAAGGGCCTCTCCGCCGCGTCTTGGTATGCCACGCCCTTGGCGCGGAAGCAGTTGAAAGAGCTGATGAAGCGCAAGGATGGCCCGGCCATCCGCGACACCGCCATTTGGTTTGCGGCCCTGGCGCTGACGGCCATCGGCGGCATCTGGTTCTGGGGAACATGGGCTGCCGTGCCGTTCTTCATCGCTTATGGCACGCTCTATGGATCCTCGGCCGATTCGCGCTGGCACGAATGCGGTCATGGGACCGCCTTCAAGACACGCTGGACGAACGACGTGCTCTATTACATCGCCAGCTTCATGCTGTTGCGGGAGCCCACGGTCTGGCGCTGGAGTCATGCGCGACACCACACAGACACCATCATCGTCGGCCGCGATCCCGAAATTGCCGTGCCGCGGCCTGCGCAGATCGCCAACATCCTCCTCAACCTCTTTTCATTGAAGGGCGGCATCGGCTCGCTGAAGCAGATCGCCTTTCACGCCACGGGCCGGCTGGGCCCCGCCGAGGCGAGTTACATTCCCGCGACGGAGCAGTTTCGCGTCTTCCGGGCGGCGCGCGTGTACCTCGCCATTCTCGTGGCGACGGTGCTGGCCTCCGTCGCCCTGCACAGCTTTCTGCCGCTGATGCTGGTTGGCCTGCCAACCTTCTACGGCAGCTGGCTGATGGTGATCTTCGGCATCACGCAACATGCCGGGCTGGATGAGGATGTGCTGGATCACCGCCTCAATAGCCGCACCATCTATATGAACGGACTGTGCCGCTTCCTTTATTGGAACATGAATTATCATGTGGAACACCACATGTTCCCGATGGTGCCCTATCACGCCCTGCCACAATTGCATGAGGCGGTGAAGGATGATTGCCCGGTGCCTTACCGCAGCCTGCGGGAGGCGTATCGGGAAATCATCCCGGCACTGATCCGACAGAGCCGCGACCCTCGCTATTTCGTGCGGCGTCCTTTGCCCGCGAAAGCATATCAGCAGCCAATACCCGTCGCCGCCGAGTAA
- a CDS encoding sugar ABC transporter ATP-binding protein, whose product MTLLVAQGITKAFGGVVALDGVDLEAPAGRILGLLGANGSGKSTLCRVIAGEVMPDAGSLSLNGVPAAPASPQDAAKQGIVIAHQHPSLAPDLPVWENMFLGSEVCGGGGFINRRAGRRAARAMLAELGLDIDVDQSAGFLSAAQQQLLEIGRALSRDPRVLILDEPTAALSPALVAKLFEKVRALAARGTAIIFISHRLREVEEICDALVVLRNGQRVGSWETSGRLDEARILDLLTADSEAAPHSGTARSAGEVVLQLAGLRAGHAVRGVDLELRRGEIVGIAGLQGHGQEELLDAVAGFRHVDGGTILHLGKPVSPRIPRDMIRRGICLVPNDRHRQGLFMDQTVGENLGTVLVTLFTSPWRLPKIALRDFVPAVIKRLMIKTQGGAQLVATLSGGNQQKVVIGKWLARPIDVLLLSDPTKGVDIHARSEIYAQLGMLAAGGSSALVYASDIHELLLHCDRILVMYEGRVMEALAGTAMTEQRVLAASFGRAA is encoded by the coding sequence ATGACCCTGCTTGTGGCGCAAGGCATCACAAAGGCCTTCGGCGGCGTGGTGGCCTTGGATGGGGTGGATCTGGAAGCGCCTGCGGGCCGGATTCTCGGCCTGCTCGGCGCCAATGGATCTGGCAAATCCACGCTCTGCCGCGTCATCGCCGGTGAGGTGATGCCCGATGCCGGCTCGCTGTCTTTGAACGGTGTGCCGGCCGCACCGGCCTCGCCCCAGGATGCGGCGAAGCAGGGAATCGTGATTGCCCATCAGCATCCGAGCCTCGCCCCTGATCTTCCAGTTTGGGAGAATATGTTCCTGGGCTCGGAAGTTTGCGGTGGTGGTGGCTTCATCAATCGCCGTGCCGGGCGCCGGGCGGCACGGGCGATGCTAGCCGAACTCGGCCTCGACATTGACGTCGACCAATCGGCCGGCTTTCTGTCCGCAGCGCAGCAACAATTGCTGGAAATTGGCCGCGCTCTGTCCCGCGATCCGCGCGTGCTTATCCTGGACGAGCCGACCGCCGCCCTTTCCCCCGCCCTTGTGGCGAAGCTGTTCGAAAAGGTCCGTGCGCTGGCGGCCCGGGGCACGGCCATCATCTTCATCTCCCATCGGCTGCGGGAGGTCGAAGAGATCTGCGATGCCCTCGTGGTGCTGCGCAATGGCCAGCGTGTCGGCAGTTGGGAGACATCGGGCCGGCTGGACGAGGCGCGCATCCTCGACCTGCTGACGGCCGATTCCGAGGCGGCGCCACACAGCGGCACCGCGCGGTCGGCGGGCGAGGTTGTGCTGCAACTCGCGGGTCTGCGCGCGGGCCATGCCGTGCGCGGCGTGGACCTGGAATTGCGGCGCGGGGAAATCGTCGGCATCGCCGGCCTTCAGGGTCACGGCCAGGAAGAACTCCTCGATGCCGTCGCGGGTTTCCGCCATGTCGATGGCGGCACCATCCTGCATCTCGGTAAGCCCGTTTCGCCCCGCATTCCGCGCGACATGATCCGTCGCGGCATTTGCCTGGTGCCGAATGACCGGCATCGCCAGGGCCTGTTCATGGATCAGACGGTGGGCGAGAATCTCGGCACCGTGCTCGTCACGCTCTTCACCAGCCCCTGGCGGCTGCCGAAAATCGCCTTGCGGGACTTCGTGCCGGCGGTGATCAAACGTCTGATGATCAAGACCCAGGGCGGCGCCCAGCTTGTCGCAACCCTCTCGGGCGGCAATCAGCAGAAAGTCGTCATTGGCAAATGGCTGGCGAGGCCGATCGATGTGCTGCTGCTCAGCGACCCGACCAAGGGCGTCGATATCCACGCGCGATCCGAAATCTATGCCCAGCTCGGTATGCTGGCGGCGGGCGGCAGCAGCGCCCTTGTCTATGCCTCCGACATTCATGAACTGCTGCTGCACTGCGACCGCATTCTGGTCATGTATGAAGGTCGCGTGATGGAGGCATTGGCGGGCACCGCTATGACCGAGCAAAGGGTGCTTGCGGCGAGTTTCGGGAGGGCCGCATGA
- a CDS encoding ABC transporter substrate binding protein, producing the protein MDFTRRHFSSASLAVLGVAAAGGLGTARAADKKITIGLSNGYFGTEWRDQMVSSSQVQFEGYKAQGLANKLVVQQAGADTNAQIQDVRNMIRDRVSIIMLDANSAASLTGVINEAKRAHIPVIAFDQSVTAPYAINVGIDEYDWGKHYAEWIVQQLNGKGLVAVMDGVPGHPAAVARRTAFFDVFNKNPGIKIVWSGYGMWDQAKAQAVMATVLAATPHIDAVCTEDGMGLGIMRAFQAAGRPLPIMTGEAQKSFLLAWKKELDAGHDVHLFARSNPPEIGRTAMGVAVRIANGKTLKPLPNNTYHYPVQVEVTNANLDQLLASVKDKPDGYFLGEWLTEAQLDSLFV; encoded by the coding sequence ATGGACTTCACGAGGCGTCATTTCTCGTCGGCAAGCCTGGCCGTTCTGGGCGTCGCCGCCGCTGGCGGGCTGGGCACAGCGCGGGCCGCCGACAAGAAAATTACCATCGGCCTGTCCAACGGCTATTTCGGCACCGAATGGCGCGACCAGATGGTCTCTTCGTCGCAGGTGCAGTTCGAGGGCTATAAGGCCCAGGGCCTCGCCAATAAGCTCGTCGTCCAGCAGGCCGGCGCCGATACCAATGCGCAAATCCAGGACGTGCGCAACATGATCCGCGATCGCGTCTCGATCATCATGCTCGATGCCAATTCTGCGGCCTCCCTTACCGGCGTCATCAACGAAGCCAAGCGCGCGCATATTCCCGTCATTGCCTTCGACCAGTCAGTGACGGCGCCCTACGCCATCAACGTCGGCATCGATGAATATGACTGGGGTAAGCATTACGCGGAATGGATCGTTCAGCAGCTGAACGGCAAAGGCCTCGTCGCCGTCATGGACGGTGTGCCCGGTCATCCCGCCGCCGTTGCCCGCCGCACGGCGTTCTTCGATGTGTTCAACAAGAACCCCGGCATCAAGATCGTCTGGTCCGGTTACGGCATGTGGGATCAGGCCAAGGCTCAGGCCGTGATGGCGACGGTGCTGGCCGCAACGCCGCACATCGATGCGGTCTGCACGGAAGACGGCATGGGCCTCGGCATCATGCGCGCCTTCCAGGCGGCTGGCCGGCCGCTGCCGATCATGACCGGTGAGGCGCAAAAATCCTTCCTGCTCGCATGGAAGAAGGAACTCGACGCCGGGCATGACGTACATCTGTTTGCGCGCTCGAACCCGCCGGAGATCGGGCGCACCGCCATGGGCGTCGCGGTGCGGATCGCCAATGGCAAGACGCTCAAGCCGCTGCCGAATAATACCTACCACTATCCTGTCCAGGTCGAAGTCACGAACGCCAATCTCGACCAGTTACTGGCGAGCGTGAAGGACAAGCCGGACGGTTACTTCCTTGGTGAGTGGCTGACCGAGGCGCAGCTCGATAGCCTGTTCGTATAG
- a CDS encoding glucose-6-phosphate isomerase family protein, protein MSLPAGIFINGVTGEVPDANEHYIKTIGELRGLYRDVTAFDTYLRDCGDGPAYAVAGYRQADSDIIFGTTTMQPGKIGDEYFMTRGHYHVRRDCGEVYYTQSGHGVLLLQTREGETREVTMAPGVCAFIPPDWAHRSVNTGPEPLVFAWFCQATAGHDYGDILSHGMRKLAVERADTLAIVANPGF, encoded by the coding sequence ATGTCCCTGCCAGCAGGCATCTTCATCAATGGCGTGACCGGCGAGGTGCCAGACGCCAATGAGCACTACATCAAGACCATTGGCGAGTTGCGCGGCCTGTATCGGGACGTGACTGCCTTCGACACCTATCTGCGGGATTGCGGTGACGGGCCGGCCTATGCCGTCGCGGGATATCGGCAGGCAGATTCCGATATCATCTTCGGCACCACAACGATGCAGCCGGGGAAGATTGGCGACGAATATTTCATGACGCGCGGCCATTACCATGTCCGTCGCGACTGTGGCGAAGTCTATTACACCCAGAGCGGTCATGGCGTTCTGCTGTTGCAGACGCGCGAGGGTGAAACACGGGAGGTGACGATGGCACCGGGCGTCTGCGCTTTCATCCCGCCTGACTGGGCCCATCGTTCCGTCAATACTGGTCCCGAACCATTGGTTTTCGCATGGTTCTGCCAGGCAACGGCCGGGCATGACTATGGCGATATCCTGAGCCACGGCATGCGGAAGCTGGCTGTAGAGCGTGCGGATACGCTGGCAATCGTCGCCAATCCGGGGTTTTAA
- a CDS encoding ATP-binding cassette domain-containing protein, whose amino-acid sequence MTPNAPLKPAGDVLLSLQHITRTFGSVTALHDVTFDVRAGEVVGLVGDNGAGKSTIIKIISGMFQQTSGEVILEGTPHRWTSPQQALGAGIETVYQDVGLASTLSITANIFLGREIVRPGLLGRLGFLDNVAMTRVAKEDTAKTGIRLPHLETTVGHLSGGQRQAITIARSMSWARKLLILDEPTNHLGVHEVEELLRLIRHVRDEGVAVILISHTLAHVMAITDRIVVMRLGEVVAEHVTRTTTTSAVVNDIVGATEAEIARNIN is encoded by the coding sequence ATGACCCCCAACGCACCGCTCAAACCCGCCGGCGACGTTCTGCTATCCCTGCAGCATATCACGCGCACCTTCGGCTCCGTCACCGCGCTGCATGACGTGACCTTCGACGTACGTGCGGGCGAAGTGGTCGGCCTCGTCGGCGATAACGGCGCCGGAAAATCGACGATCATCAAGATCATCTCGGGCATGTTCCAGCAGACGAGTGGTGAGGTCATCCTGGAAGGCACGCCCCACCGCTGGACATCTCCGCAACAGGCCCTGGGTGCCGGGATCGAGACCGTGTATCAGGACGTGGGGCTGGCCTCAACGCTGTCCATCACCGCCAATATCTTCCTGGGGCGGGAGATTGTGCGGCCAGGCCTGCTTGGCCGCTTGGGGTTCCTCGACAACGTGGCGATGACGCGTGTCGCAAAGGAGGATACCGCCAAGACCGGCATTCGGCTGCCGCATCTGGAAACCACGGTCGGTCATCTATCGGGTGGCCAACGCCAGGCCATCACCATCGCGCGGTCGATGTCCTGGGCGCGCAAGCTGCTTATTCTCGATGAGCCCACAAATCATCTCGGTGTGCATGAGGTGGAGGAACTGCTGCGCCTGATCCGCCATGTGCGCGATGAAGGCGTTGCCGTGATCCTGATTTCACACACCCTGGCGCATGTCATGGCGATCACCGACCGCATCGTGGTCATGCGCCTGGGTGAGGTCGTGGCCGAGCATGTCACACGCACGACGACGACATCCGCCGTCGTCAACGATATCGTAGGTGCGACCGAGGCAGAAATCGCCCGCAATATCAACTGA
- a CDS encoding aldo/keto reductase: protein MDYANFAGGRTISRLGFGAMGFAGWFGEQPERASINALVLALERGITFIDTARAYGASERIVGLALREWTGAKPFLATKIEALGGIEQWGTPVPAEAAFPPRQVIASCEASLRALGVEQIDLMQLHTYWPTWGVTGHWMEELQRLKDQGKIAHIGISVPDHRSDMVLPIVTSGLIDSVQTIVNIFDPTALEVLVPICAAHRVAVIARCILDEGGLTGFLTADTTFGEGDFRRDYFDGTVPRQAYIDKVEALKRFVPAHASSLAALAIKFVLKDPAITTAISSMHVPAFAEANIAAADEAPLDDATFQRLMTTHRFIKNFNNVKHFGMP from the coding sequence ATGGACTATGCAAACTTTGCGGGCGGCCGAACGATCAGCCGCCTGGGTTTCGGCGCGATGGGATTCGCGGGATGGTTCGGCGAACAGCCGGAACGCGCGTCCATCAATGCACTCGTCCTGGCGCTTGAGCGCGGCATCACCTTCATCGACACGGCCCGCGCGTACGGTGCCTCCGAGCGTATCGTCGGTCTCGCGCTCCGCGAATGGACGGGCGCGAAACCCTTCCTCGCGACGAAGATCGAGGCGCTGGGCGGGATCGAACAATGGGGCACACCCGTGCCCGCCGAGGCCGCCTTCCCGCCAAGACAGGTCATCGCCTCGTGCGAGGCGTCGCTCCGCGCCCTTGGCGTCGAGCAGATCGACCTCATGCAGTTGCATACCTATTGGCCGACCTGGGGTGTGACCGGCCATTGGATGGAGGAGCTTCAGCGCCTGAAGGACCAAGGCAAGATCGCGCATATCGGCATTTCGGTGCCCGATCATCGTTCCGACATGGTCCTGCCCATCGTGACCAGCGGGCTGATCGACAGCGTGCAGACCATCGTCAATATCTTCGATCCCACGGCCCTGGAAGTTCTGGTGCCGATCTGCGCAGCGCATCGGGTCGCGGTCATCGCGCGCTGCATCCTCGACGAAGGCGGACTAACGGGCTTCCTGACGGCGGACACGACCTTCGGTGAAGGCGATTTCCGTCGCGACTATTTCGACGGCACCGTGCCGCGCCAAGCCTATATCGATAAGGTGGAGGCCTTGAAGCGCTTCGTGCCGGCCCATGCCTCTTCGCTGGCAGCCCTCGCCATCAAGTTCGTACTGAAGGACCCCGCCATCACGACAGCGATTAGCTCCATGCATGTGCCTGCCTTCGCCGAAGCGAATATCGCTGCCGCAGACGAGGCCCCGCTCGATGACGCGACCTTCCAGCGTCTGATGACAACGCATCGGTTCATCAAGAACTTCAACAACGTCAAACATTTCGGCATGCCATGA
- a CDS encoding LacI family DNA-binding transcriptional regulator, whose translation MNASGSSRTPRLRSPNGSRITLDDIARDSGLSVATVDRVINARPGVHGRTRNRVLEVASRLGYITATVTELPEVSASAPIISLDFVLPDGTNSFILNLAQQIELLGAARPDLRLRLHMIEGFNPAALAAKLAELVGRSHGVGITALDHPVVREAIRSLTGSGIPVLTLASDITQVPRIAYVGIDNRAAGRLAGYLLGRFLPKAPAKIALFAGSLSYRGHEEREMGFRHIVSEAYPDLSVVELREVNDDTGRGYEEAKALLGKYADIAGIYSIGGGTEGIARALEETGRAQDVVFVGHELTEHTRRFLMSGTMDVVIDQNPRVEAREAIDLLTRAARQEVFVRGATVRVHAIFRENLPE comes from the coding sequence ATGAACGCTTCTGGCAGTAGCCGGACCCCGCGCCTCAGGTCACCGAATGGTTCGCGGATCACGCTGGACGACATCGCGCGCGATTCGGGCTTGTCAGTCGCGACCGTAGACCGCGTTATCAACGCGCGTCCCGGCGTGCATGGCCGCACCCGCAACCGCGTGTTGGAGGTGGCCAGTCGTCTCGGTTATATCACTGCCACAGTCACGGAACTTCCCGAAGTATCGGCATCGGCACCGATCATCTCCCTCGATTTCGTACTGCCGGATGGCACCAATAGCTTCATCCTCAACCTGGCCCAACAGATCGAACTCCTTGGCGCGGCACGGCCGGACCTGCGCCTGCGGCTGCACATGATCGAGGGGTTCAACCCTGCCGCCCTTGCCGCAAAGCTCGCGGAACTTGTCGGGCGGTCGCATGGCGTGGGTATTACGGCGCTGGATCATCCCGTGGTGCGTGAGGCGATCCGGTCTCTCACGGGCAGCGGCATCCCGGTGCTGACGCTTGCCTCCGACATCACACAGGTGCCGCGTATTGCCTATGTCGGCATCGACAACCGCGCTGCCGGCCGCCTTGCGGGCTATCTGCTCGGCCGCTTCCTGCCGAAAGCTCCGGCGAAGATCGCGCTGTTTGCGGGTTCGCTCTCCTATCGCGGTCATGAAGAGCGGGAGATGGGCTTTCGCCATATCGTGAGCGAGGCCTATCCGGATCTCTCCGTCGTGGAACTGCGCGAAGTGAATGATGATACCGGGCGCGGCTATGAGGAAGCGAAGGCGCTGCTTGGGAAATATGCCGATATCGCCGGCATCTATAGCATCGGTGGCGGAACCGAAGGCATTGCGCGGGCGCTGGAGGAAACGGGGCGGGCACAGGATGTGGTCTTCGTCGGCCATGAACTGACCGAGCATACGCGCCGCTTTTTGATGTCTGGCACGATGGATGTGGTGATCGATCAAAATCCCCGGGTCGAGGCGCGGGAAGCGATCGACCTGCTCACCCGCGCCGCCCGGCAGGAGGTTTTCGTGCGGGGGGCAACGGTGCGGGTGCATGCCATTTTTCGGGAGAATCTGCCGGAGTAG